Genomic DNA from Cardiobacteriaceae bacterium TAE3-ERU3:
TTTTCCTGAACAATTCATCGACGTGCAAGTCTATGAAGGAGAGACACACGGCTCTGTTATTCACCGTGCACTGTATACCGGAATAGCGAGTTGGTTAGATGCCGTTGCACCTGTTACCAAGCAGGAAGCCCAATAGCTTTTCCGTGATGCGGGCAGCGAATGTACTTGGTGTATAACGTATTTTTATATTTGCGTTGCACAGTTTTGCTTGCGTTCATTCATGCTTTTATGTATGATGCAGCGCCTTTATGGATTCGTGGCGTGGCAAGCGCGCCGATACTTTTGGAGAATAATCATGTTTGCAGTTATTGAAACTGGCGGTAAGCAGTATAAGGTCAAGCCCGGCCAGCGTTTGCGCGTAGAAAGCCTCAAAGGCGAAGCGGGTGACAGTATTTCTTTTGACAAGGTTCTGCTGATTGCAGCGGGCGACGACGATGTCAGCTTTGGTGCGCCATACCTCGACGGCAAGACCGTCGGCGCAACAATTGTCGGCCACGGTCGTGGTGAGAAAGTTAAAATCATCAAGTTCCGTCGTCGTAAGCATTCTATGAAGCAGCAAGGTCACCGTCAGAACTACACTGAAGTCGTTATTGACGCGATTGACGGTCAAAGCAAAGAAAAGAAAGAA
This window encodes:
- the rplU gene encoding 50S ribosomal protein L21; amino-acid sequence: MFAVIETGGKQYKVKPGQRLRVESLKGEAGDSISFDKVLLIAAGDDDVSFGAPYLDGKTVGATIVGHGRGEKVKIIKFRRRKHSMKQQGHRQNYTEVVIDAIDGQSKEKKEA